From Cecembia calidifontis, one genomic window encodes:
- a CDS encoding PQQ-dependent sugar dehydrogenase codes for MKYIPIIALLIGLWACKKESEKFVFEKPEETRFTKVTLIERLDEPMEIEVLKDGRIIFIERKGKVRMFEPKTGLAKDIGFLRVYSEAEDGLLGLAKDPDFYNNNWIYLYYSPEREQSINRLSRFTLVDDILDLESEIIMLEIPHFRGCCHSGGSIEFDSKGNLYLSLGDDTTPFESDNYNPIDERAGRPENVDAQRSSSNSNDLRGAILRITPQKDGTYIIPEGNLFPVGTPNTRPEIYVMGNRNPFRISVDPKTGYLYWGEVGPDAQADSLRRGPRGYDEVNQAKSAGFFGWPYFIGDNKPYWYYDFEKQEAVFEYDPKAPVNNSPNNTGIKVLPPAQKAMIWYPYAESEDFPMVGSGGRNAMAGPVYYYDLFPNSEVKFPKYYDGKLFIYDWMRNWIFTVSFDKEGNYAGMEEFMPSTRFDKPMDMQFGPDGSLYILEYGTYWSAQNDDSGIYRIEFSAGNRKPVARANADKKQGSVPFKVSFSSEGSMDFDGDQLEFEWDFYGDGKTISREANPVFVYEHPGEFKALLTVKDAEGLKSQATISITVGNEPPVISFEWEGNRSFYWGKPSKAYRVKVEDKEDGSLGDGGILPEQVIVTLDFLKEGFDRIESSEGHQQTESTSQLIGQNLTVKSGCNACHGVDNASVGPSYKEIATRYETNTGASKILVQKVIQGGNGVWGERLMPSHAHLQEADIVQMVDYILSLSPNALIHQKNRLGIEGKFNLNQHDTQGIYLLTASYRDKGANGIAPILRREQLILRHPLVLAADADFFRGTAKANNQDSRLIKFTEDNSYIGFKKIDLSQVESLVLSIDPNRREGWFEVRLDNPEGVLIGKSEIISSKLRPENSKGRCVLP; via the coding sequence ATGAAATATATTCCAATCATTGCCCTCCTGATTGGTTTATGGGCCTGTAAAAAGGAATCAGAGAAGTTTGTTTTTGAAAAGCCAGAAGAAACCAGATTTACGAAGGTCACCTTGATCGAACGATTAGATGAGCCAATGGAAATTGAGGTATTAAAGGATGGGAGGATTATTTTTATTGAGCGGAAAGGGAAAGTCCGGATGTTTGAACCCAAAACAGGTTTGGCGAAGGATATTGGCTTTTTGAGGGTCTATTCTGAAGCGGAAGATGGCCTTTTGGGTTTGGCCAAAGATCCTGATTTTTACAACAACAATTGGATTTATTTATACTATTCTCCTGAAAGAGAACAAAGTATCAATAGGCTTTCCAGATTTACCTTAGTTGATGATATTTTAGATCTTGAATCTGAAATTATCATGCTGGAGATTCCTCATTTCCGGGGCTGTTGTCACAGTGGAGGCTCCATAGAGTTTGATAGTAAGGGGAATCTTTACCTTTCTTTGGGGGATGATACCACTCCCTTTGAATCTGACAATTACAATCCTATAGATGAAAGGGCAGGTAGGCCTGAAAATGTAGATGCCCAAAGAAGTTCATCTAATTCCAATGATCTCAGAGGTGCCATTTTGAGAATTACCCCACAAAAAGACGGAACTTATATTATCCCTGAAGGGAATTTGTTTCCGGTAGGTACTCCCAATACCCGTCCGGAAATTTATGTCATGGGCAATCGCAACCCTTTTAGAATTTCGGTTGATCCCAAAACAGGTTATCTCTATTGGGGGGAAGTAGGCCCTGATGCCCAAGCGGACAGTTTGCGAAGAGGTCCCAGGGGCTATGATGAAGTCAATCAGGCCAAATCAGCAGGATTTTTTGGCTGGCCCTATTTTATTGGGGACAATAAGCCCTATTGGTACTATGACTTTGAAAAGCAGGAAGCTGTTTTTGAATATGATCCTAAAGCTCCGGTTAATAACTCTCCTAATAATACTGGAATTAAAGTGCTGCCACCCGCTCAGAAGGCCATGATTTGGTATCCTTATGCGGAGTCTGAAGATTTTCCCATGGTAGGATCCGGAGGAAGAAACGCTATGGCCGGACCAGTCTATTACTATGACCTTTTTCCTAATTCAGAGGTAAAATTCCCCAAATATTATGATGGAAAACTTTTCATCTATGATTGGATGAGGAATTGGATTTTCACCGTGAGTTTTGATAAGGAAGGAAATTATGCAGGCATGGAGGAATTTATGCCAAGTACCCGGTTTGATAAACCCATGGACATGCAGTTTGGGCCGGATGGGTCTTTGTATATCCTGGAATATGGTACATACTGGAGCGCCCAAAATGATGATTCTGGAATATACAGGATTGAGTTCAGTGCAGGGAACAGAAAACCCGTTGCAAGGGCCAATGCAGACAAAAAACAGGGTTCAGTTCCTTTCAAAGTCAGTTTTTCCAGTGAGGGCAGTATGGATTTCGACGGGGATCAACTCGAGTTTGAATGGGATTTTTATGGCGATGGCAAAACTATTTCCAGAGAAGCCAACCCAGTTTTTGTTTATGAACATCCTGGAGAATTTAAAGCATTGCTCACAGTGAAGGATGCTGAGGGCTTGAAAAGTCAGGCTACTATATCCATTACAGTAGGAAATGAGCCACCTGTGATCAGCTTTGAATGGGAAGGTAACAGGAGTTTTTATTGGGGCAAACCGTCCAAAGCTTACCGGGTGAAGGTAGAAGATAAGGAAGATGGTAGCTTGGGAGATGGAGGTATTTTGCCTGAACAGGTCATTGTGACATTGGATTTTCTGAAGGAAGGCTTTGACAGGATTGAGTCTTCTGAAGGACATCAGCAAACAGAAAGTACATCTCAACTTATCGGTCAGAACCTAACTGTCAAAAGTGGCTGTAATGCCTGTCATGGGGTAGATAATGCTTCTGTAGGTCCAAGTTATAAAGAAATTGCAACCCGATATGAAACCAATACCGGAGCCTCCAAGATTCTTGTCCAAAAAGTAATCCAAGGTGGTAATGGAGTTTGGGGAGAGAGACTTATGCCTTCCCACGCCCATTTGCAGGAGGCTGATATTGTCCAAATGGTTGATTATATTCTGTCCCTTTCTCCCAATGCGCTTATCCATCAAAAAAACAGGTTGGGAATTGAAGGAAAATTCAACTTGAACCAACATGATACCCAGGGTATATACCTTTTGACAGCAAGTTATAGGGATAAAGGAGCAAACGGAATAGCTCCAATTTTGAGAAGAGAGCAATTGATTTTAAGGCATCCTTTGGTGTTGGCAGCCGATGCTGATTTTTTCCGGGGGACTGCTAAAGCTAATAACCAAGACTCCAGATTGATCAAATTTACAGAAGATAATTCCTATATCGGGTTTAAAAAAATTGACCTAAGCCAAGTAGAAAGCTTGGTCCTATCGATTGATCCCAATAGGAGGGAAGGTTGGTTTGAGGTCCGCTTGGATAATCCTGAAGGAGTGTTGATCGGAAAATCCGAGATAATAAGCAGTAAACTAAGACCGGAAAACAGTAAAGGGAGATGTGTTCTTCCCTGA